In Dromaius novaehollandiae isolate bDroNov1 chromosome 2, bDroNov1.hap1, whole genome shotgun sequence, one DNA window encodes the following:
- the FBXO15 gene encoding F-box only protein 15 isoform X1, with translation MATGRGWVLRCYSRGRARAAPPGAAEAAPPSLAPGSRSRSRSFAARPVEFSGTENADVKSQYWTTFVKQKPNVCIESMPSEMLLKIFSYLDAVSLLYAGCANKRFYDLANDNGIWLKIYSSHFLPKRTIWKMNSETEAVSLDCAAVQDTKPGYWKKEYIFRQIAAVKTRVMQLVKPVDPHTGLPCKNREAIRASGLSWVIVLKDRNGKEYVMEQADLSFKDTSVTILWYSTSWPCLNVLSTLELCGVTPLLPDQSRAASKNGPRRRSLMAKYSLSNLTKTSVAVGADKLVQLFGLNPGLLLGLWKGKNEIAFVMASLHYHQLLERSTLGSATVQYVLSPNKPTLDDVDPEYGLHDYNLHLDMHSGSHTCMCGTFKNLFCRKGDIQNGYLRLMVVSVTDNAKHLPIIGTVGLYWKTDVFKGNVKDCYLMDVTVLDETRKPFWCFSAPVYMQLSCKTSGLYDYMGHIYTTEYADSEGKVSVDLVWLEETKEYYVVNLVLYISTKKVNSWYGTNY, from the exons ATGGCGACGGGTCGTGGCTGGGTCCTGCGGTGCTacagccgcggccgggcgcgggcggcccccccTGGTGCCGCCgaggccgcgccgccctccctcgcccccgggTCCAG aagTAGATCAAGGAGCTTTGCTGCCAGGCCCGTGGAATTTTCTGGAACCGAAAATGCAGACGTTAAAAGTCAGTATTGGACAACTTTCGTAAAACAGAAACCTAATGTGTGCATTGAGAG catgCCATCAGAAATGCTGCTGAAGATATTTTCCTATTTGGATGCTGTGTCCCTGTTGTATGCTGGTTGTGCAAATAAGCGGTTCTATGATCTGGCCAATGACAA tggaatctgGCTGAAAATATACTCCAGTCATTTTCTACCAAAAAGAACAATTTGGAAAATGAATTCTGAGACAGAAGCTGTTTCCTTGGACTGTGCTGCTGTACAGGATACAAAGCCTGGATACTGGAAGAAAGAATACATCTTCAGACAAATAGCTGCTGTCAAAACTAGAGTAATGCAACTTGTTAAACCTGTAGATCCTCATACAGGTCTTCCATGTAAAAACAGAGAAGCTATAAG AGCATCTGGCTTGAGTTGGGTCATTGTTCTGAAGGACAGGAATGGAAAGGAATATGTAATGGAGCAGGCAGATCTATCATTTAAGGACACATCTGTTACTATACTCTGGTATAGTACAAGTTGGCCATGCTTAAATGTCTTATCAACCCTAGAACTATGTGGAGTGACGCCACTGCTTCCTGACCAAAGCAGAGCTGCCAGCAAGAACGG ACCTCGTCGACGTTCCCTGATGGCTAAATACAGCCTTTCTAACCTGACTAAAACCAGTGTAGCAGTTGGTGCTGATAAGCTTGTCCAACTCTTTGGTCTGAATCCAGGACTCTTACTAGGACTTTGGAAG ggaaaaaatgaaattgcttttGTTATGGCGAGTCTTCATTATCATCAACTTCTTGAGAGAAGCACTTTGGGTTCTGCTACTGT acaaTATGTTCTTTCACCTAATAAACCTACACTGGATGATGTTGACCCAGAATATGGACTGCATGACTACAATCTACATCTCGATATGCACAGTGGAAGTCATACTTGCATGTGTGGAACATTCAAGAACCTCTTCTGCAGAAAAG GTGACATTCAAAATGGATATTTGAGGCTAATGGTTGTAAGCGTAACGGATAATGCAAAACATTTGCCTATTATTGGGACAGTTGGCTTATACTGGAAAACAGATGTGTTTAAAGGCAATGTAAAG GACTGTTACTTGATGGATGTTACTGTTTTGGATGAAACCCGAAAGCCCTTCTGGTGTTTCAGTGCCCCAGTCTACATGCAACTGTCTTGCAAGACATCTGGCCTTTATGACTACATGGGTCATATCTATACCACAGAGTATGCAGATTCAGAGGGTAAAGTCAGTGTTGACTTAGTATGGTTGGAAGAAACCAAGGAATATTATGTAGTCAATCTGGTTCTTTACATAAGCACCAAAAAGGTTAACAGCTGGTATGGAACAAATTACTGA
- the FBXO15 gene encoding F-box only protein 15 isoform X5: MATGRGWVLRCYSRGRARAAPPGAAEAAPPSLAPGSRSRSRSFAARPVEFSGTENADVKSQYWTTFVKQKPNVCIESMPSEMLLKIFSYLDAVSLLYAGCANKRFYDLANDNGIWLKIYSSHFLPKRTIWKMNSETEAVSLDCAAVQDTKPGYWKKEYIFRQIAAVKTRVMQLVKPVDPHTGLPCKNREAIRASGLSWVIVLKDRNGKEYVMEQADLSFKDTSVTILWYSTSWPCLNVLSTLELCGVTPLLPDQSRAASKNGPRRRSLMAKYSLSNLTKTSVAVGADKLVQLFGLNPGLLLGLWKGKNEIAFVMASLHYHQLLERSTLGSATVQYVLSPNKPTLDDVDPEYGLHDYNLHLDMHSGSHTCMCGTFKNLFCRKGCQLSGPWFLQAISSFIISSLPCTYLRIPFGKCSFSSLISVQK; encoded by the exons ATGGCGACGGGTCGTGGCTGGGTCCTGCGGTGCTacagccgcggccgggcgcgggcggcccccccTGGTGCCGCCgaggccgcgccgccctccctcgcccccgggTCCAG aagTAGATCAAGGAGCTTTGCTGCCAGGCCCGTGGAATTTTCTGGAACCGAAAATGCAGACGTTAAAAGTCAGTATTGGACAACTTTCGTAAAACAGAAACCTAATGTGTGCATTGAGAG catgCCATCAGAAATGCTGCTGAAGATATTTTCCTATTTGGATGCTGTGTCCCTGTTGTATGCTGGTTGTGCAAATAAGCGGTTCTATGATCTGGCCAATGACAA tggaatctgGCTGAAAATATACTCCAGTCATTTTCTACCAAAAAGAACAATTTGGAAAATGAATTCTGAGACAGAAGCTGTTTCCTTGGACTGTGCTGCTGTACAGGATACAAAGCCTGGATACTGGAAGAAAGAATACATCTTCAGACAAATAGCTGCTGTCAAAACTAGAGTAATGCAACTTGTTAAACCTGTAGATCCTCATACAGGTCTTCCATGTAAAAACAGAGAAGCTATAAG AGCATCTGGCTTGAGTTGGGTCATTGTTCTGAAGGACAGGAATGGAAAGGAATATGTAATGGAGCAGGCAGATCTATCATTTAAGGACACATCTGTTACTATACTCTGGTATAGTACAAGTTGGCCATGCTTAAATGTCTTATCAACCCTAGAACTATGTGGAGTGACGCCACTGCTTCCTGACCAAAGCAGAGCTGCCAGCAAGAACGG ACCTCGTCGACGTTCCCTGATGGCTAAATACAGCCTTTCTAACCTGACTAAAACCAGTGTAGCAGTTGGTGCTGATAAGCTTGTCCAACTCTTTGGTCTGAATCCAGGACTCTTACTAGGACTTTGGAAG ggaaaaaatgaaattgcttttGTTATGGCGAGTCTTCATTATCATCAACTTCTTGAGAGAAGCACTTTGGGTTCTGCTACTGT acaaTATGTTCTTTCACCTAATAAACCTACACTGGATGATGTTGACCCAGAATATGGACTGCATGACTACAATCTACATCTCGATATGCACAGTGGAAGTCATACTTGCATGTGTGGAACATTCAAGAACCTCTTCTGCAGAAAAG GATGTCAGCTGTCTGGACCATGGTTTCTTCAGGCAATCAGCTCATTCATCATCTCTTCTCTCCCGTGTACTTACCTAAGAATCCCTTTTGGAAAATGCTCATTTTCCTCCTTAATTTCTGTTCAAAAATGA
- the FBXO15 gene encoding F-box only protein 15 isoform X4 translates to MPSEMLLKIFSYLDAVSLLYAGCANKRFYDLANDNGIWLKIYSSHFLPKRTIWKMNSETEAVSLDCAAVQDTKPGYWKKEYIFRQIAAVKTRVMQLVKPVDPHTGLPCKNREAIRASGLSWVIVLKDRNGKEYVMEQADLSFKDTSVTILWYSTSWPCLNVLSTLELCGVTPLLPDQSRAASKNGPRRRSLMAKYSLSNLTKTSVAVGADKLVQLFGLNPGLLLGLWKGKNEIAFVMASLHYHQLLERSTLGSATVQYVLSPNKPTLDDVDPEYGLHDYNLHLDMHSGSHTCMCGTFKNLFCRKGDIQNGYLRLMVVSVTDNAKHLPIIGTVGLYWKTDVFKGNVKDCYLMDVTVLDETRKPFWCFSAPVYMQLSCKTSGLYDYMGHIYTTEYADSEGKVSVDLVWLEETKEYYVVNLVLYISTKKVNSWYGTNY, encoded by the exons atgCCATCAGAAATGCTGCTGAAGATATTTTCCTATTTGGATGCTGTGTCCCTGTTGTATGCTGGTTGTGCAAATAAGCGGTTCTATGATCTGGCCAATGACAA tggaatctgGCTGAAAATATACTCCAGTCATTTTCTACCAAAAAGAACAATTTGGAAAATGAATTCTGAGACAGAAGCTGTTTCCTTGGACTGTGCTGCTGTACAGGATACAAAGCCTGGATACTGGAAGAAAGAATACATCTTCAGACAAATAGCTGCTGTCAAAACTAGAGTAATGCAACTTGTTAAACCTGTAGATCCTCATACAGGTCTTCCATGTAAAAACAGAGAAGCTATAAG AGCATCTGGCTTGAGTTGGGTCATTGTTCTGAAGGACAGGAATGGAAAGGAATATGTAATGGAGCAGGCAGATCTATCATTTAAGGACACATCTGTTACTATACTCTGGTATAGTACAAGTTGGCCATGCTTAAATGTCTTATCAACCCTAGAACTATGTGGAGTGACGCCACTGCTTCCTGACCAAAGCAGAGCTGCCAGCAAGAACGG ACCTCGTCGACGTTCCCTGATGGCTAAATACAGCCTTTCTAACCTGACTAAAACCAGTGTAGCAGTTGGTGCTGATAAGCTTGTCCAACTCTTTGGTCTGAATCCAGGACTCTTACTAGGACTTTGGAAG ggaaaaaatgaaattgcttttGTTATGGCGAGTCTTCATTATCATCAACTTCTTGAGAGAAGCACTTTGGGTTCTGCTACTGT acaaTATGTTCTTTCACCTAATAAACCTACACTGGATGATGTTGACCCAGAATATGGACTGCATGACTACAATCTACATCTCGATATGCACAGTGGAAGTCATACTTGCATGTGTGGAACATTCAAGAACCTCTTCTGCAGAAAAG GTGACATTCAAAATGGATATTTGAGGCTAATGGTTGTAAGCGTAACGGATAATGCAAAACATTTGCCTATTATTGGGACAGTTGGCTTATACTGGAAAACAGATGTGTTTAAAGGCAATGTAAAG GACTGTTACTTGATGGATGTTACTGTTTTGGATGAAACCCGAAAGCCCTTCTGGTGTTTCAGTGCCCCAGTCTACATGCAACTGTCTTGCAAGACATCTGGCCTTTATGACTACATGGGTCATATCTATACCACAGAGTATGCAGATTCAGAGGGTAAAGTCAGTGTTGACTTAGTATGGTTGGAAGAAACCAAGGAATATTATGTAGTCAATCTGGTTCTTTACATAAGCACCAAAAAGGTTAACAGCTGGTATGGAACAAATTACTGA
- the FBXO15 gene encoding F-box only protein 15 isoform X3: MATGRGWVLRCYSRGRARAAPPGAAEAAPPSLAPGSRSRSRSFAARPVEFSGTENADVKSQYWTTFVKQKPNVCIESGIWLKIYSSHFLPKRTIWKMNSETEAVSLDCAAVQDTKPGYWKKEYIFRQIAAVKTRVMQLVKPVDPHTGLPCKNREAIRASGLSWVIVLKDRNGKEYVMEQADLSFKDTSVTILWYSTSWPCLNVLSTLELCGVTPLLPDQSRAASKNGPRRRSLMAKYSLSNLTKTSVAVGADKLVQLFGLNPGLLLGLWKGKNEIAFVMASLHYHQLLERSTLGSATVQYVLSPNKPTLDDVDPEYGLHDYNLHLDMHSGSHTCMCGTFKNLFCRKGDIQNGYLRLMVVSVTDNAKHLPIIGTVGLYWKTDVFKGNVKDCYLMDVTVLDETRKPFWCFSAPVYMQLSCKTSGLYDYMGHIYTTEYADSEGKVSVDLVWLEETKEYYVVNLVLYISTKKVNSWYGTNY, encoded by the exons ATGGCGACGGGTCGTGGCTGGGTCCTGCGGTGCTacagccgcggccgggcgcgggcggcccccccTGGTGCCGCCgaggccgcgccgccctccctcgcccccgggTCCAG aagTAGATCAAGGAGCTTTGCTGCCAGGCCCGTGGAATTTTCTGGAACCGAAAATGCAGACGTTAAAAGTCAGTATTGGACAACTTTCGTAAAACAGAAACCTAATGTGTGCATTGAGAG tggaatctgGCTGAAAATATACTCCAGTCATTTTCTACCAAAAAGAACAATTTGGAAAATGAATTCTGAGACAGAAGCTGTTTCCTTGGACTGTGCTGCTGTACAGGATACAAAGCCTGGATACTGGAAGAAAGAATACATCTTCAGACAAATAGCTGCTGTCAAAACTAGAGTAATGCAACTTGTTAAACCTGTAGATCCTCATACAGGTCTTCCATGTAAAAACAGAGAAGCTATAAG AGCATCTGGCTTGAGTTGGGTCATTGTTCTGAAGGACAGGAATGGAAAGGAATATGTAATGGAGCAGGCAGATCTATCATTTAAGGACACATCTGTTACTATACTCTGGTATAGTACAAGTTGGCCATGCTTAAATGTCTTATCAACCCTAGAACTATGTGGAGTGACGCCACTGCTTCCTGACCAAAGCAGAGCTGCCAGCAAGAACGG ACCTCGTCGACGTTCCCTGATGGCTAAATACAGCCTTTCTAACCTGACTAAAACCAGTGTAGCAGTTGGTGCTGATAAGCTTGTCCAACTCTTTGGTCTGAATCCAGGACTCTTACTAGGACTTTGGAAG ggaaaaaatgaaattgcttttGTTATGGCGAGTCTTCATTATCATCAACTTCTTGAGAGAAGCACTTTGGGTTCTGCTACTGT acaaTATGTTCTTTCACCTAATAAACCTACACTGGATGATGTTGACCCAGAATATGGACTGCATGACTACAATCTACATCTCGATATGCACAGTGGAAGTCATACTTGCATGTGTGGAACATTCAAGAACCTCTTCTGCAGAAAAG GTGACATTCAAAATGGATATTTGAGGCTAATGGTTGTAAGCGTAACGGATAATGCAAAACATTTGCCTATTATTGGGACAGTTGGCTTATACTGGAAAACAGATGTGTTTAAAGGCAATGTAAAG GACTGTTACTTGATGGATGTTACTGTTTTGGATGAAACCCGAAAGCCCTTCTGGTGTTTCAGTGCCCCAGTCTACATGCAACTGTCTTGCAAGACATCTGGCCTTTATGACTACATGGGTCATATCTATACCACAGAGTATGCAGATTCAGAGGGTAAAGTCAGTGTTGACTTAGTATGGTTGGAAGAAACCAAGGAATATTATGTAGTCAATCTGGTTCTTTACATAAGCACCAAAAAGGTTAACAGCTGGTATGGAACAAATTACTGA
- the FBXO15 gene encoding F-box only protein 15 isoform X2, whose protein sequence is MATGRGWVLRCYSRGRARAAPPGAAEAAPPSLAPGSRSRSRSFAARPVEFSGTENADVKSQYWTTFVKQKPNVCIESLGLKFLAVVISVVCSGIWLKIYSSHFLPKRTIWKMNSETEAVSLDCAAVQDTKPGYWKKEYIFRQIAAVKTRVMQLVKPVDPHTGLPCKNREAIRASGLSWVIVLKDRNGKEYVMEQADLSFKDTSVTILWYSTSWPCLNVLSTLELCGVTPLLPDQSRAASKNGPRRRSLMAKYSLSNLTKTSVAVGADKLVQLFGLNPGLLLGLWKGKNEIAFVMASLHYHQLLERSTLGSATVQYVLSPNKPTLDDVDPEYGLHDYNLHLDMHSGSHTCMCGTFKNLFCRKGDIQNGYLRLMVVSVTDNAKHLPIIGTVGLYWKTDVFKGNVKDCYLMDVTVLDETRKPFWCFSAPVYMQLSCKTSGLYDYMGHIYTTEYADSEGKVSVDLVWLEETKEYYVVNLVLYISTKKVNSWYGTNY, encoded by the exons ATGGCGACGGGTCGTGGCTGGGTCCTGCGGTGCTacagccgcggccgggcgcgggcggcccccccTGGTGCCGCCgaggccgcgccgccctccctcgcccccgggTCCAG aagTAGATCAAGGAGCTTTGCTGCCAGGCCCGTGGAATTTTCTGGAACCGAAAATGCAGACGTTAAAAGTCAGTATTGGACAACTTTCGTAAAACAGAAACCTAATGTGTGCATTGAGAG TTTGGGGTTGAAATTCCTAGCTGTTGTCATTTCTGTAGTTTGCAG tggaatctgGCTGAAAATATACTCCAGTCATTTTCTACCAAAAAGAACAATTTGGAAAATGAATTCTGAGACAGAAGCTGTTTCCTTGGACTGTGCTGCTGTACAGGATACAAAGCCTGGATACTGGAAGAAAGAATACATCTTCAGACAAATAGCTGCTGTCAAAACTAGAGTAATGCAACTTGTTAAACCTGTAGATCCTCATACAGGTCTTCCATGTAAAAACAGAGAAGCTATAAG AGCATCTGGCTTGAGTTGGGTCATTGTTCTGAAGGACAGGAATGGAAAGGAATATGTAATGGAGCAGGCAGATCTATCATTTAAGGACACATCTGTTACTATACTCTGGTATAGTACAAGTTGGCCATGCTTAAATGTCTTATCAACCCTAGAACTATGTGGAGTGACGCCACTGCTTCCTGACCAAAGCAGAGCTGCCAGCAAGAACGG ACCTCGTCGACGTTCCCTGATGGCTAAATACAGCCTTTCTAACCTGACTAAAACCAGTGTAGCAGTTGGTGCTGATAAGCTTGTCCAACTCTTTGGTCTGAATCCAGGACTCTTACTAGGACTTTGGAAG ggaaaaaatgaaattgcttttGTTATGGCGAGTCTTCATTATCATCAACTTCTTGAGAGAAGCACTTTGGGTTCTGCTACTGT acaaTATGTTCTTTCACCTAATAAACCTACACTGGATGATGTTGACCCAGAATATGGACTGCATGACTACAATCTACATCTCGATATGCACAGTGGAAGTCATACTTGCATGTGTGGAACATTCAAGAACCTCTTCTGCAGAAAAG GTGACATTCAAAATGGATATTTGAGGCTAATGGTTGTAAGCGTAACGGATAATGCAAAACATTTGCCTATTATTGGGACAGTTGGCTTATACTGGAAAACAGATGTGTTTAAAGGCAATGTAAAG GACTGTTACTTGATGGATGTTACTGTTTTGGATGAAACCCGAAAGCCCTTCTGGTGTTTCAGTGCCCCAGTCTACATGCAACTGTCTTGCAAGACATCTGGCCTTTATGACTACATGGGTCATATCTATACCACAGAGTATGCAGATTCAGAGGGTAAAGTCAGTGTTGACTTAGTATGGTTGGAAGAAACCAAGGAATATTATGTAGTCAATCTGGTTCTTTACATAAGCACCAAAAAGGTTAACAGCTGGTATGGAACAAATTACTGA